A stretch of Ferribacterium limneticum DNA encodes these proteins:
- the fdx gene encoding ISC system 2Fe-2S type ferredoxin: protein MTQIIVLPHVELCPDGAVIEAEEGKSICENLLANEIELDHACEMSCACTTCHVIVREGFNSLEAAEDIEEDLLDKAWGLEPNSRLGCQAIVGTTPLTVEIPKYSINMAKEGHRK from the coding sequence ATGACGCAAATTATCGTGCTGCCGCACGTCGAGCTATGCCCGGATGGTGCCGTGATCGAGGCCGAAGAAGGCAAGTCGATCTGTGAAAATCTGCTGGCCAATGAGATCGAACTCGACCATGCCTGTGAGATGTCCTGCGCCTGTACGACCTGCCACGTCATCGTGCGTGAAGGTTTCAATTCGCTGGAAGCCGCCGAGGACATTGAGGAAGACTTGCTGGACAAGGCCTGGGGGCTGGAGCCTAATTCCCGCTTGGGTTGCCAGGCAATTGTCGGCACCACGCCGCTGACTGTCGAGATCCCGAAATACAGCATCAACATGGCGAAGGAGGGGCACCGCAAATGA
- the iscX gene encoding Fe-S cluster assembly protein IscX, with translation MKWTDINDIAIELSDAHPDKDPLKINFVDLRDWVMALPGFNDDPKHCGEKILEAIQQAWIDEVA, from the coding sequence ATGAAATGGACTGACATCAACGATATCGCCATCGAACTGAGCGACGCCCATCCGGACAAGGATCCGCTGAAGATCAATTTTGTCGATCTACGTGACTGGGTGATGGCCTTGCCCGGGTTCAACGATGATCCCAAGCATTGCGGCGAAAAGATTCTCGAAGCCATCCAGCAGGCCTGGATCGACGAAGTCGCCTGA
- a CDS encoding DUF2237 family protein, giving the protein MKSRDLPGRGSQLNVLGGPLLTCSDQPVTGFFRDGCCNTSEDDFGSHTVCVVLTEEFLAYSKGAGNDLSTPRPEFDFPGLKAGQRWCLCAARWVEAWRLGKAPKVSLNSTNQAALEIVPLDLLKQHAIDLH; this is encoded by the coding sequence ATGAAATCGCGTGATCTCCCGGGGCGTGGCAGTCAACTCAATGTCCTGGGCGGTCCGCTGCTGACTTGCAGCGATCAGCCAGTCACCGGCTTTTTTCGCGATGGTTGCTGCAATACCTCGGAAGACGATTTCGGCAGTCACACCGTCTGTGTCGTACTCACCGAAGAATTCCTCGCCTATTCCAAGGGGGCAGGTAACGACCTGTCGACACCGCGCCCCGAGTTCGATTTTCCCGGATTGAAGGCAGGCCAGCGCTGGTGTCTTTGTGCGGCACGCTGGGTTGAGGCCTGGCGTCTAGGCAAGGCGCCGAAAGTCTCCCTGAATTCGACCAATCAGGCCGCCCTCGAAATCGTTCCGCTCGATCTGCTCAAGCAGCACGCAATCGACTTGCACTGA
- a CDS encoding YkgJ family cysteine cluster protein yields the protein MEGDDVPRRFSTQDDWGGWVMRRLDDGWCAALDRDTMRCTIYERRPDNCRVFEMGDSDCQRERVLFYAPI from the coding sequence ATGGAAGGCGACGATGTTCCTCGCCGTTTCTCCACCCAGGACGACTGGGGCGGTTGGGTCATGCGGCGCTTGGACGATGGTTGGTGTGCTGCGCTGGATCGTGACACCATGCGCTGTACAATCTACGAACGCCGGCCGGATAACTGCCGGGTGTTCGAAATGGGGGATAGCGATTGCCAGCGCGAGCGTGTGTTGTTCTATGCGCCGATCTGA
- a CDS encoding VF530 family protein — translation MSEKQANNPLHGLTLEAILIRLVDYYGWSELGQIIEIRCFNLDPSIASSLKFLRRTPWAREKVEALYISTEFDSK, via the coding sequence ATGTCCGAAAAACAAGCCAACAACCCGCTACATGGCCTGACCCTGGAAGCCATCCTGATCCGATTGGTCGACTATTACGGCTGGTCCGAGCTGGGACAGATCATCGAGATTCGCTGTTTCAATCTCGACCCGAGCATTGCTTCCAGCCTCAAGTTTCTGCGTCGAACCCCTTGGGCGCGGGAAAAGGTCGAAGCACTCTACATTTCCACCGAATTTGACTCAAAATGA
- a CDS encoding DUF898 family protein gives MQAVAVNHYQILGVGQQATLDEIKAAYAKRFSVFREMLVQREPAAAEELGALREAFKILSHPEARIAYDATLDEAPPASIPPTTVTEAEARPAGAREEKFKFVGDGSEYFRIWIVNVFLSIITLGVYSAWAKVRREQYFHRNLMLDGSGFDYHGKPMAILKGRIVAVLLLGGLSAAQHFSPLAYGIAILCLLPVAPWLAVKALRFRAYNTSYRGLRFSFHGTYGQAFKVFIGYGLLATVTLWLAFPVFYRQLRKFILDNTRFGTTAFDCSVTTGAIYKIFLLPGAIIVVLFLALGALAAIAAGAGGGAFAALGFAFLLIPLLLLLSQAVVMPYVAARTNNAIWSTTRLGSHQFVSRLPVGGYIGLTVVNWLAIIFTLGLFIPWARVRVARFRAEHLALEVDGSLDAFVAGEAGAATALGDEAAEMFDLDIGL, from the coding sequence ATGCAAGCGGTCGCGGTAAATCACTATCAGATACTCGGGGTCGGGCAGCAAGCGACTCTGGATGAAATAAAGGCAGCCTACGCGAAGAGGTTCTCAGTCTTTCGCGAAATGCTGGTGCAGCGCGAACCTGCCGCCGCAGAAGAGCTTGGCGCATTGCGAGAAGCCTTCAAGATTCTCAGCCACCCTGAGGCTCGCATTGCCTACGATGCCACGCTGGACGAAGCGCCGCCAGCATCGATCCCGCCAACCACCGTGACAGAGGCTGAAGCCCGGCCGGCGGGAGCGCGCGAGGAGAAATTCAAGTTTGTCGGCGACGGCAGCGAATACTTCCGCATCTGGATCGTCAATGTGTTCCTGAGCATCATCACCCTCGGCGTCTATTCAGCCTGGGCCAAGGTGCGTCGGGAACAGTATTTCCATCGCAACCTGATGCTCGATGGTTCGGGTTTTGACTATCACGGCAAGCCAATGGCCATTCTCAAGGGCCGTATCGTCGCTGTCCTGCTGCTCGGCGGTCTTTCTGCGGCCCAGCATTTCAGTCCGCTGGCCTACGGGATCGCCATCCTCTGCCTGTTGCCGGTGGCGCCTTGGCTGGCCGTCAAGGCCTTGCGTTTTCGGGCCTACAACACCAGTTACCGGGGCCTGCGTTTCTCCTTCCACGGTACTTACGGCCAGGCATTCAAGGTCTTCATCGGCTACGGGCTGCTGGCTACGGTGACGCTCTGGTTGGCATTTCCGGTTTTCTACCGCCAATTGCGAAAATTCATTCTCGATAACACGCGTTTTGGCACGACGGCATTCGATTGCTCGGTTACGACGGGGGCCATTTACAAGATTTTCCTGCTCCCCGGTGCGATCATCGTCGTGCTCTTTCTCGCTCTCGGGGCACTTGCCGCGATAGCAGCCGGTGCTGGCGGCGGTGCGTTTGCTGCCCTGGGCTTCGCTTTTCTGCTCATTCCGCTATTGCTGCTCCTGTCGCAGGCTGTGGTTATGCCCTATGTCGCCGCGCGCACCAACAATGCGATCTGGAGCACGACTCGCCTTGGTTCCCACCAGTTTGTCAGCCGCTTGCCGGTCGGTGGCTATATCGGCCTCACCGTGGTGAACTGGTTGGCCATCATCTTTACGCTGGGCTTGTTCATTCCCTGGGCGCGGGTCCGGGTTGCCCGTTTCCGGGCCGAACATCTTGCCCTGGAAGTCGATGGCAGCCTCGATGCGTTCGTGGCCGGCGAAGCCGGTGCTGCAACGGCGCTTGGCGACGAAGCCGCCGAGATGTTCGATCTGGATATCGGCCTGTGA
- a CDS encoding M48 family metallopeptidase, with product MKGIAASYYDGRTPLRQSAELLAIGDEIVARGAFGERRARCAEVEISEPMGRSPRFVRFADGGTFEVADLEGFSRWLMAAGFNDDSLVVRMQKHWSWALGSLLGAVLLIAAIYVWGLPAFGKMLAPRIPEPVLQALSAQTLGVLDGKLLAPSRLSEARRAELTRYADQLLQAGANLPAHRLHFRSSALGPNAFALPSGDVVVFDQLVELAENDDEVAGVIAHELGHVAYRHGVRQLIQSSLVSFVVGIYFGDVSSMAASLGAVALESRYSREFEHEADAYAARTMLAAGRGTEPLAAMLDRMEKTHAAKRGAASRWDVLSSHPDTAERIARLRAMR from the coding sequence GTGAAAGGAATAGCGGCCTCTTATTACGATGGACGCACGCCGCTCAGGCAATCTGCGGAGTTGCTTGCCATTGGTGATGAAATCGTTGCTCGGGGAGCGTTCGGCGAGCGGCGTGCCCGGTGTGCCGAGGTCGAAATCTCCGAGCCGATGGGCCGCTCTCCACGCTTTGTCCGTTTTGCTGACGGCGGTACGTTCGAAGTGGCCGATCTCGAAGGGTTCTCGCGCTGGCTAATGGCTGCCGGGTTCAATGATGACTCCCTGGTTGTGCGCATGCAAAAGCATTGGTCATGGGCGCTGGGTTCACTGCTCGGGGCAGTATTGCTGATAGCGGCGATCTATGTCTGGGGGCTGCCAGCCTTCGGCAAGATGCTGGCACCGAGAATCCCCGAACCCGTTCTCCAGGCGCTGTCGGCGCAGACCCTGGGTGTTCTCGATGGCAAACTGCTGGCGCCATCACGTCTAAGCGAGGCGAGACGTGCTGAATTGACCCGATACGCCGACCAGCTATTGCAGGCGGGAGCAAATCTACCAGCCCATCGCCTGCATTTTCGTTCATCCGCACTGGGACCCAATGCCTTCGCACTGCCGAGTGGCGATGTCGTGGTTTTTGATCAATTGGTCGAACTGGCGGAGAACGACGATGAAGTGGCCGGCGTCATCGCACACGAATTGGGGCATGTTGCCTACCGGCACGGGGTGCGCCAGTTGATTCAGTCATCGCTGGTTTCCTTCGTGGTCGGCATCTACTTCGGCGATGTTTCATCGATGGCGGCCAGCCTTGGCGCGGTGGCGCTCGAGTCACGCTACTCGCGCGAATTCGAACACGAAGCCGATGCCTACGCCGCCCGGACCATGCTGGCTGCAGGGCGGGGAACCGAGCCGCTGGCGGCGATGCTGGATCGCATGGAAAAAACCCATGCGGCGAAGAGAGGGGCTGCTTCCCGGTGGGATGTTCTGTCGTCGCATCCCGATACCGCCGAGCGCATTGCCCGCCTGCGGGCCATGCGCTAG
- the serB gene encoding phosphoserine phosphatase SerB translates to MNLIIQGGALPTFLLERIVNATGATAVEPRPPQVVRLKGAARTPDFDALIPLIEAEKLDWAFAETGKKLSDFGLICFDMDSTLITIECIDELADFAGKKEEVSAVTEAAMRGEIDYRESLRRRLSLLAGLDARVLARVFGERLLLSPGARELLEACQNAGLRTAILSGGFTYFTERLRIELGFDFATSNELEISGGKLTGRVVGDIVDAAAKAHHLARLTDELGLKKEQVIACGDGANDLMMMAQAGLSVAFRAKPATRAKADVAINYGGLDSLLNLFD, encoded by the coding sequence ATGAATCTGATTATCCAGGGCGGTGCCCTGCCTACCTTCCTGCTCGAACGCATCGTGAACGCTACCGGCGCCACAGCCGTCGAACCACGGCCGCCGCAGGTCGTTCGCCTGAAGGGCGCAGCCCGAACCCCGGATTTCGACGCGCTGATTCCGCTGATCGAAGCCGAGAAGCTCGACTGGGCCTTTGCCGAGACTGGCAAGAAACTGTCCGATTTCGGCCTGATCTGCTTCGACATGGATTCGACGCTGATCACTATCGAATGCATCGATGAGCTGGCTGATTTTGCCGGCAAGAAAGAAGAAGTCTCGGCCGTCACCGAAGCAGCCATGCGTGGCGAGATCGACTATCGCGAAAGCCTGCGCCGTCGCCTTTCGCTGTTGGCAGGGCTCGATGCCCGCGTGCTGGCCCGGGTTTTCGGCGAGCGCCTGCTGCTTTCGCCCGGCGCCCGAGAACTGCTCGAGGCCTGCCAGAACGCTGGCCTGCGCACCGCTATCCTGTCTGGTGGCTTCACTTATTTCACCGAGCGCCTGCGCATCGAACTGGGTTTTGACTTCGCCACCTCGAACGAACTGGAAATCTCCGGTGGCAAGCTGACCGGCCGCGTCGTCGGCGATATCGTCGATGCCGCCGCCAAGGCGCATCACCTAGCCCGCCTGACCGATGAACTGGGGCTGAAAAAGGAACAGGTCATCGCCTGTGGCGACGGTGCCAACGACCTGATGATGATGGCCCAGGCCGGCCTGTCGGTGGCCTTCCGCGCCAAGCCGGCCACCCGCGCCAAAGCCGACGTGGCGATCAATTACGGCGGCCTGGATTCGCTGCTCAACCTGTTTGACTGA
- a CDS encoding 3-deoxy-7-phosphoheptulonate synthase, whose translation MTTQNIDNVNVTAFDAMPTPEEINARQPLSTKAAKTVTHGRNLLRKILDRKDHRLFVVVGPCSIHDPVAGMDYARRLKKLSDEVGDVLQIIMRVYFEKPRTTVGWKGYINDPFMDDSFQVNIGMEKAREFLLQVNELGLPAGTEALDPYGPQYYGDLITWTAIGARTTESQTHREMSSGLSTPVGFKNATNGDLSVAVNAILSASRPHSFLGLNSEGRVAIVRTKGNAYGHVVLRGGDGRPNYDTVSVSIAEQAMVKAKLPANIVVDCSHANSSKKPELQPLVMADVVNQIRGGNKSLLGVMIESNIEAGNQSIPADLSQLKYGCSVTDGCVGWDATEKMIRDAAVLLRDVLPERLS comes from the coding sequence ATGACGACACAGAACATCGACAACGTAAACGTAACCGCCTTCGACGCCATGCCGACGCCGGAAGAAATCAACGCCCGCCAGCCGCTCAGCACCAAGGCTGCCAAAACGGTCACCCACGGCCGCAACCTGCTGCGCAAGATTCTCGACCGCAAGGATCACCGCCTGTTCGTCGTCGTCGGTCCCTGCTCCATCCACGACCCGGTCGCCGGCATGGATTACGCCCGCCGCCTGAAAAAGCTGTCCGATGAAGTCGGTGACGTGCTGCAGATCATCATGCGCGTCTATTTTGAAAAGCCGCGTACCACGGTCGGCTGGAAGGGTTACATCAACGACCCGTTCATGGACGATTCCTTCCAGGTCAACATCGGCATGGAAAAGGCGCGTGAATTCCTGCTCCAGGTCAATGAACTCGGTCTGCCCGCCGGCACCGAGGCGCTCGACCCCTACGGCCCGCAGTACTACGGTGACCTGATCACCTGGACCGCCATCGGCGCCCGCACCACCGAATCGCAGACCCACCGCGAAATGTCTTCCGGCCTGTCGACCCCGGTCGGCTTCAAGAACGCCACCAATGGCGACCTGTCGGTGGCCGTCAATGCCATCCTCTCCGCCTCGCGTCCGCACTCCTTCCTCGGTCTGAACAGCGAAGGCCGTGTCGCCATCGTCCGCACCAAGGGCAATGCCTATGGCCACGTCGTGCTGCGCGGCGGTGACGGTCGTCCGAACTACGACACCGTCTCCGTCTCCATCGCCGAGCAGGCCATGGTCAAGGCCAAGCTGCCGGCCAATATCGTCGTCGATTGCTCGCACGCCAACAGTTCCAAGAAACCTGAACTGCAGCCGCTGGTCATGGCCGATGTGGTCAACCAGATCCGCGGCGGCAACAAGTCGCTGCTTGGCGTGATGATCGAGTCGAACATCGAAGCCGGCAACCAGTCCATCCCGGCTGATCTCAGCCAGCTCAAGTACGGCTGCTCGGTCACTGACGGCTGTGTGGGCTGGGACGCCACCGAAAAGATGATCCGCGACGCCGCCGTGCTGCTGCGCGACGTGCTGCCGGAACGCCTTTCCTGA
- the mfd gene encoding transcription-repair coupling factor → MSASSPLLSLSALPKAGARIDLPPLVGSSDALALAEIAVGNAGKLLAVVTANAADAQRLLDEIPWFAPNLRVRLLPDWETLPYDTFSPHQDLVSERLATLWAATQGELDILLVPASTAVYRLAPPAFLAAYTFAFKKGETLDAEKFRSQVTLAGYAHVTQVVSPGEYSIRGGLIDLFPMGSQLPYRLDLFDDEIESIKTFDVDTQRTVYPVPDVRLLPAREFPMDDKGRTHFRQAFRETFEGDPAKSGIYKDISQGIASAGIEYYLPLFFDETATVFDYLPPDAVFVTHGDAPAAISAFWSETRSRYNMLQGDKARPLLPPEQLFLSDEAFFTAAKSYGRLAFLAKDEKPATTALPDIAVDRRAEDPLGKLKNYLASQPGRVLLLAESAGRRETLTTMLTEHGLKPAASADFAGFAAADAPLTLGVGPLHGGFALPGLAFITETELYAGAPRRTRREAARKASFDNWLKDLTELKVGDPVVHESHGIGRYRGLIRMDLGTGEQEFLELHYANEAKLFVPVAQLHVISRYSGAEPDAAPLHTLGSGQWEKAKRKAAEQARDTAAELLTLYAARAARQGHAFEFQENDYEAFADGFGFEETNDQAQAIAAVIEDMRSGKPMDRLVCGDVGFGKTEVALRAAFCAVAGGKQVAVLCPTTLLCEQHYQTFVDRFADWPVKIAEISRFKTAKESAQALQELAEGKIDVIIGTHKLIGKDVKFQRLGLVVIDEEHRFGVRQKETLKAMRAEVDVLTLTATPIPRTLAMSMEGLRDFSVIATAPQKRLAIKTFVSKFSDGIIREAVLRELKRGGQVYFLHNEVDTIENMREKLEKLVPEARIVIGHGQMNERELERVMRDFTGQRANVLLCTTIIETGIDNPHANTILINRSEKFGLAQLHQLRGRVGRSHHQAYAYLLVQDEKAMTKQAKQRLEAIQMSEELGSGFFLAMHDLEIRGAGEVLGDNQSGEMQEVGFNLFTEMLNRAVAHLKQGKAIDTVDLTQPLGISTEINLRTPALLPDAYCPDVHERLTLYKRLANCESAEEIDTLQEELIDRFGELPLQGQSLLATHRLRILVKPLCIQKLDASTDQITLQFGPEFAKNPPIEPIKIIHLIQNNRSYKLAGQDKISLLRHCPTLNDKVAAVKDMIRQLSH, encoded by the coding sequence GTGTCCGCTTCCTCCCCCTTGCTGTCCCTTTCCGCCCTGCCCAAGGCTGGCGCCCGCATCGATTTGCCGCCGCTGGTCGGATCATCCGATGCCCTGGCCCTGGCTGAAATCGCCGTCGGCAACGCCGGCAAGCTGCTTGCCGTCGTCACCGCCAATGCGGCCGATGCGCAGCGCCTGCTCGACGAAATTCCCTGGTTTGCACCGAACCTGCGCGTGCGCCTGCTGCCGGACTGGGAAACCCTGCCCTACGACACCTTTTCGCCGCACCAGGATCTGGTTTCCGAGCGGCTGGCGACCTTGTGGGCAGCGACGCAGGGCGAACTGGACATCCTGCTGGTGCCAGCCTCGACGGCCGTTTACCGGCTGGCACCGCCGGCCTTTCTGGCTGCCTACACTTTCGCCTTCAAGAAGGGCGAGACGCTCGACGCCGAGAAATTCCGTAGCCAGGTGACGCTGGCCGGCTATGCGCATGTGACACAGGTGGTGTCGCCCGGCGAGTATTCGATCCGCGGCGGGCTGATCGACCTCTTCCCGATGGGTTCGCAACTGCCTTACCGGCTCGACCTGTTCGACGACGAGATCGAGAGCATCAAGACCTTCGACGTCGATACCCAGCGCACCGTCTACCCGGTGCCGGACGTCCGCCTGCTGCCGGCCCGTGAATTCCCGATGGATGACAAGGGACGCACACATTTCCGCCAGGCCTTCCGCGAGACTTTCGAGGGCGACCCGGCCAAGTCGGGCATCTACAAGGATATTTCCCAGGGCATCGCCAGCGCTGGCATCGAGTATTACCTGCCGCTGTTTTTTGACGAGACGGCCACTGTTTTTGATTATCTGCCGCCGGATGCGGTGTTCGTGACCCACGGTGATGCGCCGGCTGCGATTTCTGCCTTCTGGAGCGAAACCCGCTCGCGTTACAACATGCTGCAGGGCGACAAGGCCCGGCCACTACTGCCGCCGGAGCAGTTGTTCCTGTCCGACGAGGCCTTCTTCACGGCAGCCAAGTCCTATGGTCGACTAGCTTTTCTGGCCAAGGATGAAAAGCCGGCGACAACCGCCCTGCCCGACATTGCCGTCGACCGCCGGGCTGAAGATCCGCTCGGCAAGCTGAAAAACTACCTCGCCAGCCAACCCGGCCGCGTGCTGCTGCTGGCGGAATCAGCCGGCCGCCGTGAAACGCTGACCACCATGCTGACCGAACACGGCCTGAAGCCCGCCGCCAGCGCCGACTTTGCCGGCTTCGCCGCAGCCGATGCGCCACTGACGCTGGGCGTCGGCCCGCTGCACGGCGGTTTCGCGCTACCGGGGCTGGCTTTCATTACCGAAACCGAGCTCTACGCCGGCGCCCCGCGCCGCACCCGCCGCGAGGCCGCGCGCAAGGCCAGTTTCGACAACTGGCTGAAGGACCTGACCGAACTCAAGGTCGGCGACCCGGTCGTCCATGAAAGCCATGGCATCGGCCGTTACCGCGGCCTGATCCGCATGGACCTCGGCACCGGCGAGCAGGAATTCCTCGAACTGCACTACGCCAACGAGGCCAAGCTCTTCGTGCCGGTCGCCCAGTTGCACGTGATTTCGCGCTACTCGGGCGCCGAGCCGGATGCCGCGCCGCTGCACACGCTCGGTTCCGGCCAGTGGGAAAAGGCCAAGCGCAAGGCCGCCGAGCAGGCGCGCGACACCGCCGCCGAACTGCTGACCCTGTACGCCGCCCGCGCCGCCCGCCAGGGCCACGCTTTTGAATTCCAGGAAAACGACTACGAGGCCTTCGCTGACGGTTTCGGTTTCGAGGAAACCAACGATCAGGCCCAGGCCATCGCCGCGGTGATCGAGGACATGCGCTCCGGCAAGCCGATGGACCGGCTGGTCTGCGGCGACGTCGGCTTCGGCAAGACCGAGGTCGCCTTGCGCGCCGCCTTCTGTGCCGTGGCCGGCGGCAAGCAGGTGGCCGTGCTGTGCCCGACCACCCTGCTCTGCGAACAGCATTACCAGACCTTCGTCGATCGCTTCGCCGACTGGCCGGTCAAGATCGCCGAAATTTCCCGCTTCAAGACCGCCAAGGAATCGGCGCAGGCGCTGCAGGAACTGGCCGAAGGCAAGATCGACGTGATCATCGGCACGCACAAGCTGATCGGCAAGGACGTCAAGTTCCAGCGCCTTGGGCTGGTCGTCATCGACGAGGAACACCGTTTCGGCGTCCGCCAGAAGGAAACGCTGAAGGCCATGCGCGCCGAGGTCGACGTGCTGACGCTGACCGCAACGCCGATCCCGCGCACGCTGGCGATGAGCATGGAAGGCCTGCGCGACTTCTCGGTGATCGCCACCGCGCCGCAGAAGCGCCTCGCCATCAAGACCTTCGTCTCCAAATTCTCCGACGGCATCATCCGCGAAGCCGTGCTGCGCGAGCTGAAGCGCGGCGGCCAGGTGTATTTCCTGCACAACGAGGTCGACACCATCGAGAACATGCGGGAAAAGCTCGAAAAGCTGGTCCCCGAGGCGCGCATCGTGATCGGCCACGGTCAGATGAACGAACGCGAACTGGAACGCGTCATGCGCGACTTTACCGGCCAGCGTGCCAACGTCCTGCTATGCACGACCATCATCGAGACCGGCATCGACAACCCGCACGCCAACACCATCCTGATCAACCGCTCCGAAAAGTTCGGCCTCGCCCAACTGCACCAGTTGCGCGGCCGGGTCGGCCGGTCGCACCACCAGGCCTACGCCTACCTGCTGGTCCAGGACGAGAAGGCGATGACCAAGCAGGCCAAGCAACGGCTGGAGGCGATTCAGATGTCCGAGGAACTTGGCTCCGGCTTCTTCCTGGCCATGCATGATCTGGAAATCCGCGGCGCCGGCGAAGTGCTCGGCGACAACCAGTCGGGCGAGATGCAGGAAGTCGGTTTCAACCTGTTTACCGAAATGCTCAACCGCGCCGTCGCGCACCTCAAGCAGGGCAAGGCCATCGACACCGTCGATCTGACCCAGCCGCTGGGCATTTCCACCGAAATCAACCTGCGTACCCCGGCCCTGCTGCCCGACGCCTACTGCCCCGACGTGCACGAGCGCCTGACGCTGTACAAGCGCCTGGCCAACTGCGAGAGCGCCGAGGAAATCGATACGCTGCAGGAAGAACTGATCGACCGCTTCGGCGAACTGCCGCTGCAGGGCCAGTCGCTGCTCGCCACGCACCGGCTGCGCATCCTGGTCAAACCACTTTGCATACAGAAGCTGGATGCCTCGACCGACCAGATCACCCTGCAGTTCGGGCCGGAGTTCGCCAAGAACCCGCCTATCGAGCCGATCAAGATTATTCATTTGATTCAGAACAACCGCAGCTATAAATTAGCCGGACAGGATAAAATTTCCCTTTTACGCCACTGCCCGACCTTGAACGACAAGGTTGCTGCAGTCAAAGACATGATTCGCCAGCTGAGCCACTGA
- a CDS encoding nucleotide sugar dehydrogenase, giving the protein MPDQADYAAEYQRVKILAEAARASGKEVVVVMGVGFVGAVMAAIVADCEGQDGQPSKFVIGCQRPSTRSFWKIPLLNRGISPVKAEDPQVDVLIGRCVLEKKTLIATYNSQVLDLADCVVIDVQCDFLKQELGNMKSGECDMAALEATLKTVGQHIRPECLVLIETTVAPGTTEFVAWPILKKAFANRNIASVPLLAHSYERVMPGREYVASIRDFWRVCAGCDAAARARVEKFLHEVLNTDKFPLTVMDRPIESETAKIVENSYRATILAYLHEWSLFAERNGVDLVKVVDAIKMRPTHSNMIFPGPGIGGYCLPKDGGLGYWAYKHILGFEDGDKVFRITPVAVDINDTRALHVAELTRDALRNMDRYIAASQVLIAGASYRQDVGDTRYSGSELVVRKLAEMGAEMRAHDPYVEQWWEFAEQDKYPTSGLSWKRFFRNQDELSELKVEDNLQAALKGVDAFILAVPHDAYRNLTPEQVVEWAGRPIAVIDCFGMLKDATIARYFELGCEVKGLGRGHIQRIKKAVSNKEA; this is encoded by the coding sequence TTGCCTGATCAAGCCGACTACGCGGCGGAATATCAGCGCGTCAAAATCCTCGCCGAAGCAGCACGTGCAAGCGGCAAGGAGGTGGTGGTGGTCATGGGCGTCGGCTTCGTCGGTGCGGTGATGGCGGCCATCGTGGCCGATTGCGAAGGCCAGGATGGCCAGCCGAGCAAGTTCGTGATCGGCTGCCAGCGCCCGTCGACGCGTTCGTTCTGGAAAATTCCGCTGCTCAATCGTGGCATTTCGCCGGTCAAGGCCGAAGACCCGCAGGTCGACGTGCTGATCGGCCGCTGCGTGCTGGAAAAGAAAACGCTGATCGCGACCTACAACAGCCAGGTGCTCGATCTGGCCGATTGCGTGGTGATTGATGTGCAGTGCGATTTCCTGAAGCAGGAACTGGGCAACATGAAGTCCGGCGAATGCGACATGGCGGCACTGGAAGCGACGCTGAAAACGGTCGGCCAGCATATCCGGCCGGAGTGCCTGGTGCTGATCGAAACGACGGTGGCGCCGGGAACGACGGAGTTTGTCGCCTGGCCGATCCTGAAGAAGGCCTTCGCCAATCGCAACATCGCATCGGTTCCGCTGCTGGCCCATTCCTACGAGCGGGTCATGCCGGGGCGCGAATACGTGGCCAGCATCCGGGATTTCTGGCGTGTCTGTGCCGGTTGCGATGCGGCGGCGCGGGCGCGGGTCGAAAAATTCCTGCACGAGGTGCTCAATACCGACAAATTCCCGCTGACGGTGATGGACCGGCCAATCGAATCGGAAACGGCCAAGATTGTCGAAAACAGTTACCGGGCCACGATCCTGGCCTATCTGCATGAGTGGTCGCTATTCGCCGAGCGCAATGGGGTCGATCTGGTCAAGGTGGTCGATGCGATCAAGATGCGGCCTACCCACAGCAACATGATCTTCCCCGGTCCCGGTATTGGCGGTTATTGCCTGCCCAAGGATGGCGGCCTCGGCTACTGGGCCTACAAGCACATCCTCGGTTTCGAGGACGGCGACAAGGTATTCAGGATCACGCCGGTGGCGGTCGACATCAACGACACACGTGCCCTGCATGTCGCCGAGCTGACCCGTGATGCCCTGCGCAACATGGATCGCTACATCGCCGCCTCGCAGGTGCTGATCGCCGGTGCCTCTTACCGGCAGGATGTCGGCGATACGCGTTACAGCGGCTCCGAGCTGGTCGTCCGCAAGTTGGCCGAAATGGGGGCCGAAATGCGCGCCCACGATCCGTATGTCGAGCAATGGTGGGAATTTGCCGAGCAGGACAAATACCCGACCTCCGGTCTGTCGTGGAAGCGCTTTTTCCGCAATCAGGACGAACTGTCGGAACTCAAGGTCGAGGACAATCTTCAGGCGGCCTTAAAGGGTGTCGATGCTTTTATCCTGGCCGTTCCGCACGATGCCTACCGCAATCTGACGCCGGAGCAGGTGGTCGAATGGGCGGGGCGGCCGATTGCCGTCATCGACTGTTTCGGCATGCTCAAGGACGCCACCATTGCCCGCTATTTCGAACTGGGTTGCGAAGTGAAGGGCTTGGGTCGCGGCCATATCCAGCGCATCAAGAAGGCGGTGAGCAATAAAGAGGCATAG